A stretch of Syntrophaceae bacterium DNA encodes these proteins:
- a CDS encoding KamA family radical SAM protein, with the protein MKKLLTLSRKDLVAKLWAADPNIHRMLRHSKHVEEARHLLFDYFNALDRSMFNMKPGTYFSNMNIIEKRNAKECTRVFANTIRTENEFITGASPLTLLCNLAQEKEGSIDTVSEAFLCEYLALFHGITGKYGKHVKSHDIFRMADGREAALIRSAQLDEYGAYIRKYLKRYRTGRDKALVRERAKLRDDILRHFGASEADWGNYLWHLKHVIRDLETLRSLVTLEPDEIEGIEAALDSGIPFEITPYYLSLFHKEGRIDHDRQIRAQVIPSARYCAGIVESTRSGVDLDFMGEKSTSPIDGITRRYPEIVILKPYNSCPQICVYCQRNWEIKAMDQREVQLSRAKVREALGWIRDNESITEVLVTGGDPLTLRNDYLDWLLGEIAAISHVERIRIGTRTLVTLPFRIDEGLLEIFRKYHQWGKRELAIVTHFEHPTEMTEDSLAAVGKIKALGMNIYNQQVFTYYNSRRFETCLLRKSLKLSGIDPYYTFSTKGKEETVDFRVPIARAEQERREEARLLPGLVRTDEPVFNLPRLGKSNLRAWQDHEVIMILPDGRRMYRFYSWEVRLVTAFDYVYTDVPIYDYLQRLARDGENVNDYATIWYHF; encoded by the coding sequence ATGAAAAAACTGCTGACTTTGTCCAGGAAGGACCTGGTGGCCAAGCTCTGGGCCGCCGACCCGAACATCCACCGTATGCTCCGCCACTCCAAACACGTCGAGGAGGCAAGGCACCTCCTCTTCGACTACTTCAACGCCCTCGACCGCTCGATGTTCAACATGAAACCGGGAACCTACTTCTCGAACATGAACATCATCGAAAAGAGGAATGCCAAGGAGTGCACCCGGGTCTTCGCCAATACGATCCGGACAGAGAACGAGTTCATCACCGGCGCCTCGCCGCTGACCCTCCTGTGCAACCTCGCCCAGGAAAAAGAGGGGTCAATCGATACGGTCTCGGAGGCCTTTCTCTGTGAATACCTGGCCCTCTTTCACGGGATCACCGGTAAATACGGAAAGCACGTCAAGAGCCATGACATCTTCCGGATGGCCGACGGACGGGAAGCCGCCCTCATCCGCTCCGCCCAGCTCGACGAGTACGGGGCCTACATCCGGAAGTACCTGAAGCGCTACCGGACCGGCAGGGACAAGGCCCTGGTCCGGGAACGGGCGAAGCTCCGGGACGACATCCTCCGCCATTTCGGGGCCTCCGAGGCGGATTGGGGGAACTATCTCTGGCACCTCAAACATGTGATCCGGGACCTCGAAACGCTCCGCTCCCTCGTGACACTGGAACCCGACGAAATCGAGGGCATCGAGGCGGCGCTGGACTCCGGTATCCCCTTCGAGATCACGCCCTATTACCTGTCCCTTTTCCACAAGGAAGGCCGGATCGACCACGACCGGCAGATCCGCGCCCAGGTCATCCCCAGCGCCCGTTACTGCGCAGGAATCGTCGAGAGCACCCGGTCGGGGGTGGACCTTGACTTCATGGGCGAGAAATCCACGAGCCCCATCGACGGTATCACCCGGCGCTATCCCGAGATCGTCATTCTAAAGCCCTACAACTCGTGTCCCCAGATCTGCGTCTACTGCCAGCGGAACTGGGAGATCAAGGCCATGGATCAGAGGGAGGTCCAGCTGAGCCGGGCCAAGGTCCGGGAAGCCCTCGGCTGGATCCGGGACAACGAATCCATCACGGAGGTCCTCGTCACCGGCGGGGATCCGCTGACCCTTCGGAATGATTATCTCGACTGGCTCTTGGGCGAGATCGCCGCCATCAGCCATGTGGAGAGGATCCGTATCGGGACCCGGACCCTCGTAACCCTCCCGTTCCGCATCGACGAAGGACTTCTGGAGATCTTCCGGAAGTACCACCAGTGGGGGAAACGGGAGCTGGCGATCGTAACGCACTTCGAACACCCGACGGAGATGACCGAGGACTCCCTGGCGGCAGTCGGAAAAATCAAGGCCCTCGGCATGAACATTTACAACCAGCAGGTCTTCACCTATTACAACAGCCGCCGGTTCGAGACGTGCCTGCTGCGGAAAAGCCTGAAGCTCTCCGGAATCGATCCCTATTACACATTCAGCACCAAGGGGAAGGAGGAGACCGTCGACTTCCGGGTGCCCATCGCCCGCGCCGAACAGGAACGCCGGGAGGAAGCCCGCCTGCTGCCCGGCCTCGTTCGCACCGACGAGCCGGTCTTCAACCTGCCCCGTCTCGGCAAGTCGAACCTGCGGGCGTGGCAGGATCACGAGGTCATCATGATCCTCCCGGACGGCCGCCGGATGTACCGCTTCTACTCCTGGGAGGTCCGCCTGGTGACGGCCTTCGATTACGTCTATACGGACGTGCCCATCTACGACTACCTCCAGCGCCTCGCCCGGGACGGAGAAAACGTCAACGACTACGCGACGATCTGGTATCATTTCTAA
- a CDS encoding GntP family permease, whose amino-acid sequence MEALGIVLSLFGLMYMAYRGYSVILFAPVFALTAAALQGLPVMPGYTELFMAKTVGYIKAFFPVFMLGAVFGKVMEDTLLAKGISAFVMQKLGMKRAMLAVVLSCAILTYGGVSLFVVVFAVYPFAAALYREADIPKRLLPGTIALGSFTFTMDAFPGSPQIQNLIPTNFYGTTGYAAPIAGLFGGTLILITGMAWLEWRRRKAAAKGEGYGDHTQNEPSVSSAGELPKWYIGILPLLTVLLLNYFLSRVFEWNPQLMDAFADMKLPLFAGTVKKVIGIWSLIIALVAGIILAVALGFRNLPREGGLQKALNAGAIGSLLAILNTASEVGYGNVIAALPGFKAIAGSLLSIQIGGTPLVSEAVSVTTLAGITGSASGGMSIALDLMSRDWLAWANSIGMSPEILHRVASMASGGCDTLPHNGAVITLLAVCGLTHRQSYPDIGMITLIKTVAVFSIILLYHLTGLY is encoded by the coding sequence ATGGAAGCATTGGGGATCGTTCTCAGTCTGTTTGGTCTTATGTACATGGCCTATCGGGGGTATTCCGTCATTCTCTTTGCCCCCGTATTCGCCCTGACGGCCGCCGCCCTGCAGGGCCTGCCCGTCATGCCCGGTTATACGGAGCTGTTCATGGCCAAGACCGTCGGCTACATCAAGGCGTTCTTTCCCGTGTTCATGCTGGGCGCCGTCTTCGGGAAAGTCATGGAGGACACCCTGCTGGCGAAGGGGATCTCCGCCTTCGTCATGCAGAAACTGGGCATGAAACGGGCAATGCTGGCCGTCGTTCTGTCCTGTGCCATCCTGACATACGGTGGTGTCAGTCTCTTCGTTGTCGTGTTTGCCGTGTATCCGTTCGCCGCCGCTCTTTACCGGGAGGCCGACATCCCGAAGCGGCTGCTTCCCGGCACGATCGCCCTGGGATCCTTTACGTTCACGATGGATGCCTTTCCCGGGTCGCCCCAGATCCAGAACCTGATCCCGACGAATTTCTACGGCACGACCGGCTATGCGGCTCCCATTGCCGGACTGTTCGGCGGCACGCTGATCCTTATCACCGGAATGGCATGGCTCGAGTGGCGGCGCAGAAAGGCCGCCGCAAAAGGGGAAGGTTACGGAGATCATACGCAGAACGAGCCGTCCGTTTCTTCCGCCGGGGAATTGCCGAAGTGGTACATCGGCATTCTTCCCCTGTTGACCGTTCTGCTTCTCAATTACTTTCTGTCCCGGGTTTTCGAGTGGAACCCCCAGCTGATGGATGCCTTTGCGGACATGAAACTCCCCCTGTTTGCCGGAACGGTGAAGAAGGTCATCGGCATCTGGTCTCTGATCATTGCTCTTGTTGCGGGAATCATCCTGGCCGTTGCTTTGGGTTTCCGGAACCTCCCCAGGGAAGGGGGTCTGCAGAAGGCCCTGAACGCGGGGGCCATCGGGTCTCTCCTGGCGATCCTGAACACGGCTTCCGAGGTCGGTTACGGGAACGTCATCGCCGCACTGCCGGGTTTCAAGGCGATTGCCGGCTCCCTGCTCAGCATCCAGATCGGGGGAACGCCGCTCGTTTCGGAAGCCGTGTCCGTTACGACGCTGGCGGGCATCACAGGTTCGGCCTCGGGCGGCATGTCCATCGCCCTGGACCTGATGTCCAGGGACTGGCTGGCCTGGGCGAATTCGATCGGCATGTCTCCGGAAATTCTTCATCGGGTCGCTTCCATGGCATCGGGGGGATGTGATACATTGCCTCACAACGGGGCCGTCATCACCCTCCTGGCCGTCTGCGGACTGACCCACAGGCAATCGTATCCCGACATCGGGATGATCACCCTCATCAAGACGGTGGCCGTGTTCAGCATTATTCTGCTCTACCATTTAACCGGGCTCTACTGA
- the lipA gene encoding lipoyl synthase, which yields MALRVKSEEGFMPEAPLRKPAWLKVPLPGGPAFASVSRTMADLGLHTVCREARCPNRGECFSAGTATFLILGDTCTRNCRYCGVHHGIPAPPDPEEPKRVAEASRRLRLRYVVVTSVTRDDLPDGGASAFAACMEILRREIPGCRVEVLVPDFRGDRTALQRVLDSGPDVVNHNVEVVPRLFPALRPQGNYRTSLELLRRVGEGKETEEGRPAAKSGLMVGLGETREEISRVLEDLLESGCRHLTVGQYQQPTREHWPVARWWTPEEFAGIEEEARAMGFRHVASGPLVRSSYRAARAFPENGGGSAQAPP from the coding sequence ATGGCCTTGCGAGTAAAATCGGAAGAAGGCTTCATGCCTGAAGCACCCCTTCGAAAGCCCGCCTGGCTGAAGGTCCCCCTGCCCGGCGGACCGGCCTTCGCGTCGGTTTCCCGGACGATGGCCGACCTGGGCCTCCATACCGTCTGCCGGGAGGCCCGCTGTCCCAACCGGGGGGAGTGCTTCTCCGCCGGCACCGCCACCTTCCTGATCCTGGGGGATACCTGCACCCGGAACTGCCGCTACTGCGGCGTCCATCACGGAATCCCGGCGCCACCGGATCCGGAAGAGCCGAAACGTGTCGCCGAGGCATCCCGGAGGCTCCGCCTCCGCTACGTCGTCGTCACTTCCGTCACCCGGGACGACCTCCCGGACGGAGGCGCCTCGGCCTTCGCGGCCTGCATGGAAATCCTGCGGCGCGAGATTCCCGGCTGCCGCGTCGAGGTCCTCGTTCCCGATTTTCGCGGCGACCGGACCGCCCTGCAACGTGTTCTCGACTCGGGTCCCGACGTGGTCAACCACAACGTTGAAGTGGTCCCCCGGCTGTTCCCGGCACTGCGTCCCCAGGGGAACTACCGGACGTCGCTGGAGCTGCTCCGCCGGGTCGGCGAAGGGAAAGAAACGGAGGAGGGGCGCCCGGCGGCCAAATCCGGCCTGATGGTGGGCCTGGGGGAAACCCGGGAAGAGATCTCGCGGGTCCTGGAAGATCTTCTTGAAAGCGGATGCCGGCATCTGACGGTGGGCCAGTACCAGCAGCCGACGCGGGAGCACTGGCCCGTGGCCCGCTGGTGGACTCCGGAGGAGTTCGCCGGGATCGAGGAAGAAGCCCGGGCCATGGGATTCCGGCATGTGGCGTCGGGGCCGCTGGTGCGCTCTTCCTATCGGGCCGCCCGCGCTTTTCCGGAGAACGGCGGCGGCTCGGCGCAGGCGCCGCCCTGA